TACGGAAACCGAATCCTCCCCGGATTCGGTTTTCTCTTTTTCCGTATCCAGGTTCGACAGGGAGATCCCCAACAGGCGTACGGAGTTCTCAAGGGGTTGCTGGTAGAGGAGGTCCCGGGCTGCCGCCAGGATACGTTCGGGAGAATCGATGTACTCCGCCAGCGTGCGGCTTCGGGTTTGCAGGCTGAAATCGCTGTACCGGATCTTCAGGGTAATCGTTTTACCCGAACGGTTGCGGGTCCTTAGTCGGCGGCTGAGCTCTTCTGCAATCTTCGTCAGTTTTTCAACCATAAATACTTCACTGCTAAGGTTTTCGCTGAAAGTCCGCTCCGCCCCCAGCGATTTCGGGACCCTGCTGGGCTGCACGGGGCTGTCGTGTACCCCCCGGACCACCCGGTAGTAGTGGTGCCCGCTCTTGCCAAAATGGCCGGTGAGGAAATGTTCACTTTGCCTGCGAAGGTCGGCACCGGTAAAGATCCCCAGGGCATTCATTTTTTCGGCCGTCACCTTGCCCACGCCGTGGAATTTCCGAATCTCCAGGGATTCCAGGAATTCCTGTACGTCTTCCGGGGGGACGGTTTTCTGTCCGTTGGGCTTGTTGAAATCGCTGGCGACCTTGGCGATAAATTTATTGACGGAGATCCCGGCGGAGGCGGTCAGGCCGGTTTCCTCCAGGATGCGCCTGCGGATTTCGCGGGCGATCAGCGTGGCGGAAGGCATCCCCTTGCGGTTGGCCGTCACGTCCAGG
This genomic window from Robiginitalea biformata HTCC2501 contains:
- the dinB gene encoding DNA polymerase IV; this encodes MEESRELRKIIHIDMDAFFASVEQRDQPELRGRPIAVGGGAKRGVVAAASYEARTFGVRSAMSGVQARRLCPELVFVKPRFDRYREVSRQIRGIFLEYTDLVEPLSLDEAYLDVTANRKGMPSATLIAREIRRRILEETGLTASAGISVNKFIAKVASDFNKPNGQKTVPPEDVQEFLESLEIRKFHGVGKVTAEKMNALGIFTGADLRRQSEHFLTGHFGKSGHHYYRVVRGVHDSPVQPSRVPKSLGAERTFSENLSSEVFMVEKLTKIAEELSRRLRTRNRSGKTITLKIRYSDFSLQTRSRTLAEYIDSPERILAAARDLLYQQPLENSVRLLGISLSNLDTEKEKTESGEDSVSVQLKFEF